GCTCGCGAATCGTGCTGGCGGGACGATCGTGGTGGTAGTGTGGGTAGTGCCAATGCAATGCCTTGCGATCGAGCATTGATGTTGGATTCGACAGCAAAGGCAGCAGGCTGTGGCCATCGATGGTTTGATTGGTCGGCAGTTCGCCACCGGCCATCTCAACGAAAGTCGGGTAGAAGTCATGGCTGATGGTTGGCTCAACACACACCGTGGATGCTTTTGTGGCATTTGGGTGGCGGATGATCAGCGGAACACGAATTCCACCTTCATGAAGCGAGCCCTTTTCGCCTTTGAGCGGAGCTTGGCTGCTGACCAGATCATCGGCCGACTCGCGGTAGTCGTAGCGTCGGTAGAGTCCGCCATTGTCGGACGTGAAGACAATCATCGTGTCGTCGGCGATCTGGAGTTCATCGAGCGAAGCGACCAAACGGCCGACCATGTCATCGCAATGCTCGATCATTGCGGCGTAGACCGGATGGGGGAGCGATTGCCCGGTTTGCTTGGTCTTGGCTTCGTACTTCTGAACCTTTTCTGACATCGCGCCCAGCGGAATGTGAACCGCGAAAGGTGAAAGCATCAGGAAGAAAGGTTCGTCTTTGTTCTGACGCATGAAGTCAATGCACAGATCGGCTTCGAAATCTGTTCGGTACTGGTCCGGCTTGGGCTTCAGATCCTTTCGGCCCTGCACCCGATAGCGACCGGGAAGGTGCGGTCCACCAATGACAGCGCTGAAGTCGTAGCCCTGTCGATCGGGTTGAAACTCAGGCGCATTGCCGAGATGCCATTTGCCGACATATCCGGTGGTGTATCCGGAAGCTTTCAATGATTCCGCAACCGTGACCGTGTCGAGTGGCAACGCCATCGTGGTTTGTGGCGTGATGACTCGTTCGAACGGTCGCCAGTGACCGGGGATGTGCGCGGTGATCCCGATCCTCGCTTGGTTCTGCCCGGATTGCAACGCGCATCGAGTCGGTGAGCACACGGCGCCGGAGGCATAGAAGTTGGTGAACCGCAAACCTTCCGCGGCGAGTTGATCGATGTGTGGTGTTTCGACAAAGTCGTTGCCGTAGCAACCGATGTCTTTCCATCCCAGGTCATCAATGAAGATCAACAGAATGTTGGGCTGGTCAGCGTGGGCTTGCGCTGGGAACCAGCAAGCGATCATCGCGAATGCGAAGGCGAACGGCGTCACTCGATGTGTCACGGCAATTTCCATGAGGTGGGGATGGAAGGTGGGACGTCGAATGATAGTCGATTGAGTGTGGCTGATTGGAGCTGCGCATGAAAAAAACTCCCTTCCGATGATTCGAAAGGGAGTTTCGTTGTTTTCTCAGGATCGTCGCAGATGAACTGCAGAGAGCGATCAGGCGTTGGCTGCCTTCTTCTCTTCGCGTTCGACCAACCACAGAAGCACTGGG
This genomic window from Rhodopirellula bahusiensis contains:
- a CDS encoding sulfatase, whose amino-acid sequence is MTHRVTPFAFAFAMIACWFPAQAHADQPNILLIFIDDLGWKDIGCYGNDFVETPHIDQLAAEGLRFTNFYASGAVCSPTRCALQSGQNQARIGITAHIPGHWRPFERVITPQTTMALPLDTVTVAESLKASGYTTGYVGKWHLGNAPEFQPDRQGYDFSAVIGGPHLPGRYRVQGRKDLKPKPDQYRTDFEADLCIDFMRQNKDEPFFLMLSPFAVHIPLGAMSEKVQKYEAKTKQTGQSLPHPVYAAMIEHCDDMVGRLVASLDELQIADDTMIVFTSDNGGLYRRYDYRESADDLVSSQAPLKGEKGSLHEGGIRVPLIIRHPNATKASTVCVEPTISHDFYPTFVEMAGGELPTNQTIDGHSLLPLLSNPTSMLDRKALHWHYPHYHHDRPASTIRERDWKLIEYLDGTGDLELYNLASDLGETKNLASEKQGRAGDLKRKLTQWRSNVLARTPIPNPSYDPKRAHEWWSLKSGKPVPSEQRKRFPPTEKD